A single genomic interval of Rosistilla ulvae harbors:
- a CDS encoding MarR family winged helix-turn-helix transcriptional regulator produces MTEPSLSDTLHRLMHAYKRQLRAGIETQQISLPITQLRVLKCIGRIPECTASSIAQRMNQDKGQLARLLNELTDAALIDKMANPQDRRSHFLVLTSAGKQILAKLEVVEKQAAAQMTHGLSSKEIKTFIRIAAAMMENSDDGGTSKRGTQRDG; encoded by the coding sequence ATGACTGAACCCTCGCTCAGCGATACCCTGCACCGCTTGATGCACGCCTACAAACGGCAGCTCCGCGCGGGCATCGAAACGCAGCAAATTTCGCTTCCGATCACCCAACTCCGCGTCCTGAAATGTATCGGCCGGATTCCCGAGTGTACGGCGAGTTCGATTGCCCAGCGAATGAACCAGGACAAAGGGCAACTCGCTCGCCTCCTCAACGAACTGACCGACGCCGCACTCATCGACAAGATGGCGAATCCGCAAGATCGCCGCAGCCACTTCCTGGTTCTAACATCCGCTGGGAAACAGATCCTTGCGAAACTCGAAGTGGTGGAGAAACAGGCGGCGGCGCAAATGACCCACGGTCTAAGTAGCAAAGAAATCAAAACCTTCATCCGCATTGCCGCCGCGATGATGGAGAATTCCGATGACGGCGGCACTTCCAAGAGAGGAACTCAACGCGATGGCTAA